The Littorina saxatilis isolate snail1 unplaced genomic scaffold, US_GU_Lsax_2.0 scaffold_768, whole genome shotgun sequence genome includes a region encoding these proteins:
- the LOC138956354 gene encoding uncharacterized protein — translation MSAFVFIAGYLLSCGDVEANPGPARSGEERNTYLRYLANHNNYPAVSGGADPYPWVVPASVPASTPSYYGGVQQHNLHQHSAVEGGPLDLATMQRLFDTQERKFQSLNSELMTKMDSSFSDVRKQIQSIQSKADDLEQNYFSMLQETRDTHAAVTTLEERLNQTAAELDDKIDKLEAFSRRDNLKFFNIAQSADEDYYTCVTKVLDVLRDTVPEKHWDRTDIVRAHRLGNKKHDSNPARPQPMIARFARWSDKLEVLTTGREALRRKNITVAADLTTRQQNIIQEHRDRGLKAYYRGNKLVVDGPLQQRHYNRSSSFGRGRRTLHEQQHSSRNDYNRDSEGDQQWRQTTGQRSHSRSRRDSYNRHNTAEDYNPKNTNQAWYDRRSYQESDEHTNRYDTDAVPTQYSTEQRYQSGMFGDSHSHQYNADPYNTNDWNHDWYDRSSYQDWDAYSHRQEPEARRIPQSAPNSKTYSATSRENTRYPETGKADLRTTAPRDYQMEDETTARKTYSSPDEDSQPGNAPATSKGTDNTHQAAAQQQETKVNPDDASTHSLEMPAGGGPTEEVNGDTVEAGDPSGSAALVETSGDESDDVQEGNLRALELSIQGATDTTAQATEVPPATQHNAEENDVIAEVPDKRPLTRARAQTVREGMDKRQMTLADCGVHSTTPVSTVTNRVTDEGEGAR, via the coding sequence ATGAGTGCGTTTGTGTTCATTGCTGGATACTTGCTCTCCTGCGGCGATGTGGAGGCCAACCCTGGGCCAGCGAGGTCAGGGGAAGAGAGAAATACTTACCTCAGATACCTGGCCAACCACAACAACTACCCAGCTGTGTCGGGAGGGGCGGACCCATACCCGTGGGTGGTGCCAGCATCAGTACCAGCATCTACGCCCTCATACTATGGTGGTGTACAGCAACATAATCTCCACCAGCACAGTGCAGTGGAAGGGGGTCCGCTGGACCTAGCAACAATGCAGAGACTCTTTGACACACAGGAGAGAAAGTTTCAATCTCTGAACAGTGAACTGATGACCAAAATGGACAGCTCGTTCAGTGACGTCAGAAAGCAGATTCAGTCCATACAGTCAAAAGCAGACGACTTAGAACAAAACTACTTCTCTATGCTGCAGGAAACACGGGATACGCACGCTGCAGTTACAACCCTTGAAGAGAGACTTAATCAAACCGCTGCAGAACTAGACGACAAGATAGACAAGCTAGAAGCCTTTTCTAGACGTGACAATCTGAAGTTTTTCAACATAGCACAGTCCGCAGACGAAGACTACTATACGTGCGTCACCAAGGTGCTGGACGTTTTAAGAGATACTGTTCCAGAAAAACATTGGGACAGGACAGACATTGTGCGTGCCCATCGCCTTGGAAACAAAAAGCACGACAGCAACCCAGCAAGGCCACAACCAATGATTGCAAGATTTGCAAGATGGTCCGACAAATTAGAAGTGCTCACAACAGGCAGAGAAGCGCTTAGAAGGAAGAACATCACTGTAGCAGCTGACCTCACTACCAGACAACAGAACATCATCCAGGAGCATCGTGACAGAGGGCTGAAAGCTTACTACAGGGGCAACAAACTCGTTGTAGATGGCCCACTACAACAGCGGCATTACAACCGGAGTTCATCCTTTGGGAGAGGGAGACGAACTCTACACGAGCAGCAGCACAGCTCACGAAACGACTACAACAGAGACAGCGAGGGCGATCAGCAGTGGAGACAAACTACAGGTCAGCGCTCACATAGCAGATCCCGCAGGGACTCTTACAACCGCCACAACACAGCTGAGGACTACAATCCCAAGAACACTAACCAAGCATGGTATGACAGGAGATCCTACCAAGAGTCGGATGAACACACGAATCGCTATGATACAGATGCAGTGCCGACACAGTACTCAACAGAGCAGCGCTATCAAAGCGGAATGTTTGGGGACTCCCACAGCCACCAGTACAATGCAGACCCTTACAACACCAACGACTGGAACCATGATTGGTATGACAGGAGCTCTTACCAAGATTGGGACGCCTACTCGCATCGCCAAGAGCCCGAGGCACGGAGGATCCCACAAAGCGCCCCCAACTCAAAGACTTACTCCGCAACATCACGCGAGAATACACGGTACCCAGAGACAGGAAAGGCCGACCTACGAACTACAGCACCTCGAGACTACCAGATGGAAGACGAGACCACAGCTAGAAAGACATACAGCAGCCCAGACGAAGACAGTCAGCCAGGGAACGCGCCAGCTACCAGTAAAGGTACCGACAACACACACCAGGCAGCGGCCCAACAGCAGGAGACCAAGGTCAACCCAGACGACGCTTCAACGCACAGCCTAGAGATGCCGGCTGGTGGGGGGCCAACTGAGGAGGTCAACGGGGATACAGTGGAAGCAGGAGATCCGTCCGGATCAGCAGCCCTGGTGGAGACTAGTGGAGACGAGTCTGACGACGTACAGGAGGGAAACCTGCGAGCTTTAGAGCTCTCCATACAAGGCGCCACGGACACCACTGCACAAGCAACAGAGGTGCCACCCGCGACACAACACAATGCAGAGGAGAACGACGTCATCGCCGAGGTGCCTGACAAGCGCCCCCTCACTCGAGCACGAGCTCAGACTGTGAGGGAGGGAATGGACAAGCGCCAGATGACTCTTGCTGACTGTGGGGTCCACAGCACAACGCCAGTATCCACGGTTACCAATAGGGTCACAGACGAAGGCGAAGGCGCTAGATAG